One Miscanthus floridulus cultivar M001 chromosome 11, ASM1932011v1, whole genome shotgun sequence DNA window includes the following coding sequences:
- the LOC136491662 gene encoding uncharacterized protein, whose translation MAVGNKTKPEGKANKSVVEMLRKTPEEIVDERLSRSYQPTIVSSTKTKEEKHYVDTQWALFFYECGIPFNAAVARQFQIAVEATTQYGSGYKPPTPYQLGDPLLQEAVKSTSTMREDHERAWKHYGCTLMSDGWSNRRGRHLINFLVNSPEGTYFLESIDASSEVHNAYMLAGLLEKKVEEIGKDKVVQVVTDNGANFKAAGKILMDRIPTIFWSPCAAHCLDLMLEDIGNLSEFKKPITRARLCDNFHL comes from the coding sequence ATGGCTGTTGGCAACAAGACTAAACCGGAGGGAAAGGCAAACAAATCTGTAGTTGAGATGCTTCGAAAAACACCAGAAGAGATAGTAGATGAGAGACTTTCAAGGTCTTATCAGCCCACAATTGTGTCCAGTACAAAAACCAAGGAAGAGAAGCATTATGTGGATACACAATGGGCCTTGTTCTTCTATGAATGTGGCATACCTTTTAATGCAGCAGTAGCAAGGCAATTTCAGATTGCAGTTGAGGCCACAACACAATATGGTTCAGGGTACAAGCCTCCAACACCATATCAACTTGGGGATCCATTACTTCAAGAAGCAGTGAAGTCAACAAGTACCATGAGAGAGGATCATGAGAGAGCATGGAAACATTATGGCTGCACACTCATGTCTGATGGATGGTCTAATAGGAGGGGGCGCCACTTAATTAACTTCCTTGTAAACAGCCCAGAGGGGACTTACTTCTTGGAGTCCATTGATGCATCAAGTGAAGTACATAATGCATACATGCTTGCTGGTTTGCTAGAGAAGAAGGTTGAGGAGATTGGGAAGGACAAGGTTGTTCAAGTTGTCACAGATAATGGTGCTAACTTCAAGGCTGCAGGCAAGATTCTCATGGACAGGATTCCTACAATATTTTGGAGTCCATGTGCTGCGCATTGCTTGGATCTCATGTTAGAAGATATAGGGAACTTGTCGGAATTCAAGAAACCTATTACACGTGCAAGGCTGTGTGACAACTTTCATCTATAG
- the LOC136491663 gene encoding uncharacterized protein: protein MREKTGGADLVRPAATHFATAFLTLKSLYKHKDALKSLMVSEAWTGNNLAKTKDGLDVHDIVLSTQFWNSVEDCLRASAPLLIVLRVVDGDEKPVMPEVQALMNHAKERINQSFAIQSKKSLLKKIMGIIERRWEKQMDHPLYGAALYLNLGKLHPLLKKDDDAIVGQLRGCFLDVLSRMVEDEETRSKINAQAMDYEYLRGDAFSNKMAIQNLESMSPHPHKEKEPIVA, encoded by the exons ATGAGGGAGAAAACAGGTGGGGCTGACCTTGTGAGACCAGCAGCCACACATTTTGCAACGGCTTTTTTGACTTTGAAGAGCTTGTACAAGCACAAGGATGCTTTGAAGTCTTTAATGGTTAGCGAAGCATGGACTGGGAACAATTTGGCAAAAACTAAGGATGGTCTAGATGTGCATGACATTGTGCTCTCTACACAGTTTTGGAATTCAGTGGAAGATTGCCTTAGAGCTTCGGCCCCACTCCTTATTGTGCTTAGGGTGGTTGATGGAGATGAGAAGCCAGTAATGCCAGAGGTTCAAGCTCTAATGAACCATGCAAAGGAGAGGATTAATCAAAGCTTTGCTATCCAATCCAAGAAATCTTTGCTCAAGAAGATCATGGGAATAATTGAGCGACGTTGGGAGAAACAAATGGATCATCCATTGTATGGGGCTGCACTGTACTTGAACCTAGGGAAGCTACATCCTCTCCTAAAAAAGGATGATGATGCAATTGTTGGACAGCTAAGAGGTTGCTTTCTTGATGTGCTTTCAAGAATGGTGGAGGATGAGGAAACTAGAAGCAAGATCAATGCTCAAGCCATGGATTATGAATATCTTAGAGGAGATGCTTTTTCAAATAAGATGGCCATTCAAAACCTTGAGTCAATGAGTCCTC ATCCACACAAAGAAAAGGAACCGATTGTTGCATAA
- the LOC136491664 gene encoding probable LRR receptor-like serine/threonine-protein kinase At3g47570, with protein sequence MYVERWLMHSCFFSWIIFSSSHLPALQSNRNLSCRLDLFNFKQGITNDPSGVLSSWDISGSFCTWRGVACGKALPPSRVVSLELNSLQLAGQLSPSLANLTSITWLDLGSNLLSGPIPKEFGTLPKLQDLILANNNLSGIIPASLFKDSSRLVVINLQRNFLNGPIPDFHTMATLQILNLAENNLSGRIPPSLGNVSSLTEIHLDLNMLDGSVPETLSRIRNLTALTLGYNQFGHFPAELYNITSLRIHDLGDNITGLIPPSLANASKLQEIDLFYNALAGPVPLLGSLPHLRVLNLGSNSLKSDNWAFITSLTNCSNLTMLIMDDNRLDGSLPISVGNLSSNLQRLDLGNNQISGKLPEQIGNRPQLQLLAMDQNSISGEIPP encoded by the exons ATGTACGTGGAGAGATGGCTCATGCACTCATGTTTCTTCTCGTGGATCATCTTCTCATCTTCTCATCTTCCTGCTCTCCAATCCAATCGCAATCTTAGCTGCAGACTCGACCTCTTCAACTTCAAGCAAGGCATCACAAATGATCCTTCTGGTGTCCTTAGCTCATGGGACATTAGCGGCTCATTCTGCACATGGAGAGGGGTCGCCTGTGGTAAGGCCCTTCCCCCTTCCCGTGTTGTTTCACTGGAGCTGAACTCTTTACAGCTGGCTGGGCAATTATCTCCTTCTCTTGCTAACCTTACTTCTATAACATGGTTAGATCTTGGAAGTAATTTGTTGTCTGGACCCATCCCTAAGGAATTCGGCACACTTCCTAAGCTTCAAGATCTGATCCTCGCAAATAATAACCTGTCTGGAATTATCCCTGCTAGTCTCTTCAAGGACTCATCTCGACTTGTCGTTATCAATCTTCAAAGGAATTTCTTAAATGGGCCTATTCCAGATTTCCATACTATGGCAACTCTGCAAATTCTTAACCTTGCAGAGAACAACCTTTCAGGAAGAATACCTCCATCATTAGGAAATGTTTCTTCCCTCACGGAAATACACCTTGATTTAAATATGCTAGATGGATCAGTTCCAGAGACTTTGAGTCGAATTCGCAACCTTACTGCTCTGACATTAGGTTACAACCAATTTGGGCATTTCCCAGCAGAACTCTACAACATAACATCGCTGAGAATCCATGATTTAG GTGACAATATCACAGGACTCATTCCACCATCACTAGCTAATGCATCAAAGCTCCAAGAGATCGATCTTTTCTATAACGCACTAGCTGGCCCAGTGCCGCTTCTAGGATCTTTACCTCACTTACGTGTACTAAATCTAGGAAGTAACTCCCTAAAGTCTGATAACTGGGCATTCATTACCTCTCTGACAAATTGCTCCAATCTAACAATGCTGATAATGGATGACAACAGGCTTGATGGAAGTCTGCCAATTTCTGTTGGCAATCTTTCATCAAATCTGCAGAGATTAGACCTTGGAAATAACCAAATCAGTGGAAAACTACCAGAACAAATAGGCAATCGTCCACAGCTACAATTGCTTGCCATGGACCAAAACTCGATATCTGGAGAGATTCCACCGTAA